Proteins from a single region of Nitrospirota bacterium:
- the crcB gene encoding fluoride efflux transporter CrcB, translating into MTDNVYKTYLIVGMGGFLGAVARYAIGGWFGKRWGISFPWGTLFINVSGCFLIAFLMSILTERYMFNPHWRLFLVVGFLGAYTTFSTFEYETEQLLKGGEFLYATLNVTLSVVVGFIALKSGETLAKFI; encoded by the coding sequence ATGACAGATAATGTGTACAAAACTTATTTAATAGTAGGCATGGGCGGGTTTCTTGGGGCCGTTGCCCGTTATGCCATAGGTGGGTGGTTTGGAAAGCGCTGGGGGATTAGCTTTCCATGGGGAACACTTTTCATAAACGTAAGCGGATGTTTCCTTATAGCGTTTCTAATGTCAATTCTTACAGAAAGGTATATGTTTAATCCACATTGGCGGTTATTTCTTGTGGTGGGATTTCTTGGAGCATATACCACATTTTCCACCTTTGAGTATGAAACCGAGCAGTTACTAAAGGGCGGAGAGTTTCTTTACGCCACTTTAAATGTGACATTAAGTGTGGTGGTCGGATTTATTGCCCTGAAATCGGGTGAAACCCTTGCTAAATTTATATAA
- a CDS encoding FixH family protein, producing the protein MNRVKKATTTVLAIVVTLVFLSTGAMADLRTYKQTSNAGPYAVTLKLDKKNPVVGDNIATIEIKDADGKYVLDAKVVLEYSMPAMPGMPAMNYKANAKQNAEEFIATMNLPMAGAWNVAVKVTRNNKTESAKYNVDAK; encoded by the coding sequence ATGAACAGAGTAAAAAAAGCAACTACAACGGTTTTGGCAATTGTTGTCACACTTGTTTTTTTATCAACAGGTGCTATGGCAGATTTAAGAACTTACAAACAGACGTCAAACGCCGGACCGTATGCTGTCACTTTAAAGCTTGACAAGAAGAACCCTGTGGTTGGCGACAATATAGCCACCATAGAGATTAAGGATGCCGATGGAAAATACGTTTTAGATGCCAAGGTTGTATTGGAATACTCAATGCCAGCTATGCCTGGAATGCCAGCGATGAACTACAAAGCTAATGCTAAACAAAACGCCGAGGAGTTCATTGCAACAATGAATTTACCTATGGCAGGGGCCTGGAACGTAGCGGTAAAAGTAACCAGAAACAACAAAACAGAGTCGGCAAAGTACAATGTGGATGCTAAATAA
- a CDS encoding DUF190 domain-containing protein, whose translation MIIKGPAKKLTIYVDENEKYGDKPVYETVIELFLKKGISGVTLFKGTAGFGRGAVVHSSKILELSENLPLKIEAIDTQEAINTVLPDIYLIVDKGLIEISDTEIVKWEKRAIAAKMPEVKRRRTQYDAKMLQIMINENDKWHGEPMADALLKRFAMEEITGITVFKGITGYGSHKEVHKHRFFSLAEGLPVLLIIVEMEDKIERALQAVDDILTEGIVSVCDVNAIRYSMESA comes from the coding sequence ATGATTATAAAAGGACCGGCTAAAAAACTAACTATCTACGTGGATGAAAATGAGAAATACGGAGATAAACCCGTATATGAGACAGTGATAGAGCTTTTTTTAAAGAAAGGAATAAGCGGCGTCACTCTTTTTAAAGGCACCGCAGGTTTTGGCAGAGGAGCGGTGGTGCATTCGTCAAAAATACTTGAACTCTCTGAAAATCTACCCTTAAAAATAGAAGCAATTGATACGCAGGAGGCTATAAACACTGTGCTGCCTGATATATACCTCATTGTTGACAAAGGACTGATTGAAATCAGCGACACTGAGATAGTCAAATGGGAAAAGCGTGCCATTGCCGCTAAAATGCCGGAGGTCAAACGCAGAAGGACCCAATATGATGCAAAAATGCTTCAGATTATGATAAATGAAAATGATAAGTGGCATGGAGAGCCTATGGCCGATGCACTCTTAAAAAGGTTTGCCATGGAGGAAATTACAGGGATAACAGTTTTTAAGGGCATTACCGGATACGGTAGCCACAAGGAGGTACACAAGCACAGGTTTTTTTCGCTGGCTGAAGGACTGCCTGTGCTTCTGATTATCGTTGAAATGGAGGATAAAATAGAAAGAGCACTACAGGCGGTAGATGATATTCTCACAGAGGGGATAGTATCAGTTTGTGACGTAAATGCAATTAGATATTCAATGGAAAGCGCGTAA
- a CDS encoding cation transporter translates to MKVSLKDREGLLDLAYLLAAITVFYNLAEGLVSVYFGLDDDTMSLFGFGLDSFAEVVSGIGIWHMVIRMKGDNSTNKIAQDAFEKTALKITGWAFYVLAAGLAVTSVYNFITGKKPVTTIVGIVVAVVSIVAMLLLIRYKTKAGNALGSEAILSDAACSRVCIYLSIVLLLASVGYEITKIAGLDSIGAIAIAVFSVREGKEAFEKAKNKGVCKCSSYGCS, encoded by the coding sequence GTGAAAGTTTCTTTAAAAGACAGAGAGGGGCTGCTGGATCTTGCATATCTGCTTGCTGCGATAACAGTGTTTTATAACTTGGCAGAGGGGCTGGTCTCTGTTTATTTTGGGTTAGATGATGACACAATGTCACTTTTTGGTTTTGGGCTGGATTCCTTTGCCGAGGTAGTATCAGGCATAGGTATCTGGCACATGGTAATACGGATGAAAGGCGATAACAGCACAAATAAAATAGCACAGGATGCCTTTGAAAAGACGGCCTTAAAGATCACAGGCTGGGCTTTTTACGTTTTAGCAGCCGGACTTGCCGTTACCTCTGTTTATAACTTTATAACCGGTAAGAAACCTGTGACCACAATAGTTGGAATAGTCGTTGCAGTTGTTTCAATTGTTGCAATGCTCTTGCTTATTCGTTACAAGACTAAAGCTGGCAATGCCCTTGGTTCTGAGGCAATACTATCAGATGCCGCCTGCTCACGCGTGTGCATATATCTTTCAATAGTGCTCCTTTTGGCAAGTGTGGGCTATGAGATTACTAAAATAGCCGGACTGGATAGTATCGGAGCCATAGCCATAGCCGTTTTTTCAGTTAGAGAGGGTAAGGAGGCGTTTGAAAAGGCTAAAAACAAGGGAGTTTGCAAGTGCTCATCCTACGGCTGCAGTTAA